In one Brassica oleracea var. oleracea cultivar TO1000 chromosome C9, BOL, whole genome shotgun sequence genomic region, the following are encoded:
- the LOC106313527 gene encoding caffeoylshikimate esterase-like has translation MVLHPIADADENNPFGSLSADEFYAKHSVTQSSAFITNPRGLKIFTQWWSPLPPARPIGIVAVVHGFTGESSWFLQLTSILFAKSGYITCAIDHQGHGFSDGLVAHIPDINPVVDDCISFFDDFRNRNRQETHNLPCFLYSESLGGAIALYISLRQRGVWDGLILNGAMCGISAKFKPPWPLEHLLFVVANLIPTWRVIPTRGSIPDVSFKEPWKRKLAIASPRRTVARPRAATAYELIRVCNELQGRFEEVEVPLLIVHGGGDVVCDQACVEELHRRASSEDKTIKIYPGMWHQMVGESEEDVDLVYGDILTWLKTRSETAAERKRELRAGGGA, from the coding sequence ATGGTTCTGCATCCAATCGCCGACGCTGACGAGAACAACCCCTTCGGCTCTCTCTCCGCCGATGAGTTCTACGCGAAGCATTCCGTCACCCAGTCCTCCGCCTTCATCACCAACCCTCGCGGCCTCAAGATCTTCACACAATGGTGGTCTCCACTCCCTCCAGCTCGTCCCATCGGTATCGTCGCGGTCGTTCACGGCTTCACCGGCGAATCCAGCTGGTTCCTCCAGCTTACGTCCATCCTCTTCGCTAAATCCGGTTACATCACATGCGCGATCGATCACCAAGGGCATGGATTCTCCGATGGCCTCGTCGCTCATATCCCTGACATCAATCCCGTCGTCGATGACTGTATCTCCTTCTTCGATGACTTCCGTAACCGTAACCGCCAGGAGACGCATAATCTTCCTTGTTTTCTCTACTCGGAGTCCTTAGGCGGAGCCATCGCGCTCTACATCTCGCTCCGTCAGAGAGGCGTCTGGGACGGACTCATCCTCAACGGCGCCATGTGTGGAATCAGCGCGAAGTTCAAACCGCCGTGGCCGTTGGAGCATTTGCTCTTCGTCGTGGCGAATCTTATCCCTACCTGGCGCGTCATCCCCACTCGCGGATCGATTCCCGATGTTTCCTTCAAGGAGCCGTGGAAGAGGAAGCTCGCGATTGCTAGTCCTAGGAGGACGGTGGCGAGGCCGCGCGCCGCGACGGCTTACGAGCTGATCCGCGTATGTAACGAGCTTCAGGGGAGGTTCGAGGAGGTGGAGGTGCCGCTTCTGATAGTGCATGGCGGAGGAGACGTTGTTTGCGACCAAGCGTGCGTGGAGGAGCTTCATCGGAGAGCAAGCAGCGAGGATAAGACGATCAAGATCTATCCGGGGATGTGGCATCAGATGGTTGGTGAATCGGAGGAGGACGTTGATTTGGTGTACGGGGACATCCTGACATGGCTCAAGACCCGATCGGAAACTGCCGCTGAGAGGAAACGGGAGTTGCGCGCTGGCGGCGGAGCTTAG